In the Aeromicrobium fastidiosum genome, CCGCTGCCGTGCGTGACGCGGCCCAGCGCGCCGACAAGGGGTCACAGCACCCAGACGAAGCCGATCGCGGTCGGCACGAGTGACAGGGCGATCCACGCCGGAGCCCACAGCCGTGCGGCGAGGATGACCCGCACCACGACGTAGGTGACGACGGCGAACACGCCCGACATCACGAGCAGCAGAACGGCGTCGGAGCCGCGGTCCTCACCCTTGACGACGTGCGCCACGACGATGAGTCCCAGCACGCCGTGGATCGCGACGGCGAAGAAGGCGATCGCCCCGACGCGTCGCTGCACCCGGCGCAGCGCGACGAGCTCGGCGGACGGATGGGGGCTGGTGCGGCGGGGGGTGCTCGGGGTTTGGTTGCTCATGACTCGTGGCTCTCGTGTGCGGCATCGATGATGCGGTGGAGGACGTCGTTGGTGGCGACGAGGTCGGTCTCGGTCATGCCGAGCCGGGCCAGCATCGTCGAAGGGACGGCGAGGGCGCGCCGCCGCAGCTCGCGCCCCTCGGCGGTCACGCTCACGACCAGCACGCGCTCGTCGTCGGTGGAGCGTCGCCGGGAGACCATGCCGGCCGCCTCGAGTCGCTTGAGCAGCGGCGACGCGGTGCCGGGATCGAGGTGCAGCAGCGCGCTGAGCTGCTTGACGGACATGCCGTCCGAGGCCGAGCCCGAGGCGTCGTGCTGCCACAGTGCCAGCATCACGAGGTACTGCGGATGGGTCAGGCCCAGTGGTTCGAGCACCGATCGGTAGGAGGCCACGACCT is a window encoding:
- a CDS encoding MarR family winged helix-turn-helix transcriptional regulator; the protein is MTTRDPLALEEQVCFALAVASREVVASYRSVLEPLGLTHPQYLVMLALWQHDASGSASDGMSVKQLSALLHLDPGTASPLLKRLEAAGMVSRRRSTDDERVLVVSVTAEGRELRRRALAVPSTMLARLGMTETDLVATNDVLHRIIDAAHESHES